A segment of the Lolium perenne isolate Kyuss_39 chromosome 3, Kyuss_2.0, whole genome shotgun sequence genome:
TTTCGAAATTTGAAATGGCAGGAGCGGGATTCTATGTGTGTATTCTGCGAGATGTGGAATAGTCAACCGTATAGAAGCAATCAGGTTTAGGAAGATTTGGTCTGCGGTTATGTCATAATAAGCCCACATGCCTGGAGACTTGGGCAGCCAACAAGCAGCGCCGTGATGATTAATTAATTAAGAAAACGGGATTACGTATGCGCCGCAAATGGAAGCCTGCTGTTGCTCTGCTGCCGGCATTATTATCTGCAGTGTCACTGTACTACTAGAGTTCACATACGGTAGAATTCGTACCAAGTCAAAATGCGCCAGGCGCAATAAGAAAAGGGCTTTGCGTTTGAATTTAGGGTACAGGTCAAACGGCTTACGTGCTTCAGCATCTGCTGCCAAGTGTCATTAGcgattttgaattttgaacttcCCTCCAACATGAACGAACGGAGACAAAGCGGAAAAGGCGGCTCCTATCCGAGGAATCATCGAACCCTGATCCTTCCTTCGTTTTGGCTTTGCTTCCATTCAGGATGGTCCTACATACTGTAGCAGAGTCCTTCCGAGGACGGGGCTATGCCTAGCCGCGAGGGGACCGGTACTGACAGTAAGTAGATCAACAAAGCTTCTCAACAATAAGTAAAGCTGTGTCGTTCCAAAAACAAAATCACTGCTGTTCCTTTTCACCGTGACAGCCAGATATTTAATTTTTGTTAGCCTTGTAGATCTATCGTAACATGTCTGCTACCAGGCAGTACCAGCTTCCGATCTAAAATTCGTAGCTGGGAAATGGACCGCCACCTGTTGTAGGACCAAGTTTAAACTAGCCGTACAGCTTCTTCGAAGCTGATACCTGTACCTGTAGTAGGACCAAGTGGCGGAGGTTTAGTGGAAGTTTTAGCTAATTTGAACAAAAAATCGATACTTATTATTTCTCAGAGTTCAAAAATTGAATGAAACGGTTTTGAGATTTTGCTGGGTACATAAATGTTTAGGCCTCGTTTGATTCGAAGGATTTTCAAAATACAGGAATAGAAAAAACATAGAATTGGAATGACATGTTCTCTTCAATCTTACATGATTGGAAAACTACATGATTTTCGATCGATGGGTGTTTGATTGCACGGGAAAATAAAAGGAATTGTAAAAAGAGATTGGAGTGAAGGGAAATTTCTCTTCAAAACTTAGTGCTAATGAATCTTTTGTAGGAATTTCAAAGTGTTGCAATCCTATAAATCGAACATCCAtttcagtaaaaaaaaattcatatGAATACAAATCCTACAAAAATCCTACGCAATTCCTTTGGATCAAACAAATCCTAGACTATACTCTTTCCTAATTCAAATTTATCTGGGTCTCAGGAAGATCCAAAGTAAATTTCGAATTTTCAAGTGTTTCGACGGGTTTCAAAGTTTTTTCTCTTTCCAACGCTATTGgataatatttttgtattttattGAACAACCTTATATTTTACTCCACTATGTAAATACAATtgcgttggcaaaacataaatagttgtttagagcatctccacccgtGACCCTCATAGTGCACCCCATACGGCTATTGGGGTCAAATAAACGAAAAAGATGCCCCCACCGGCTCTACCGGCAGGAAATTCAAGTCATCATGAGCCCCTACAAGACGCCAACAACCCTAGGCGAACCTGGTACTTGGGGTGGCAATTGGAAGCGCCAACACCATCTACACAACAACTCCACGTCGGATGAGGACCAACATGCCCACCAATCATCCTTCAAATCGCACCCACCTACCCatctccccctctctctctcctgtATGCTCTCCCATTTTCCCCACTGACTGTTCCTATCCTCTTGCTCGCGGTGCCTCTCGCAGCCCAACACGTCCCGGTCGTCATGCCCCTTCCTGACGAGGGTTAACCTCGGCAATGCCCATAAATATGAACTTGAGTTTCAGGAAAAATAGAACGTTGATGGTTTCATGAACTTGTCAGACAAACGAGGTATCCGACGTATATTGACTAGAGGCTAAAGTCGCCCAGATTGTATTAAGACTAGGGTTTACAATGGTGCGTCGTATGGCAAATATTCTTGATCCCCTCCCCGGTGGCTCCTGCTAGAACTTATATAGGGGGCTAGGTCTCAGAGCTCAATTCCGGGACGGTAACATATTACATGCCGGTTTAGCCGATGTGAGCTAATAATTACCTATCCTATCTAGTTTCTAGGCTTGGACGTTTTTGGGGCTTCATGAGCCTTCGAGACTCCTTCCTAGATCCGTACTAGGGATAGCAATATCGAGTACTCAATGTGGTATATCCATGTCACTCCCCGTGTGTAGTTGTCTCCAAGTATGCTTGACCTACGATGCCGTTGGGCGTACCAGTCGAGGTGGGAGGAGAAGGCATGCCTCTCGTGGTGTCGCTCGACGACGCGCTCTTCCACATCCTCGACGAGTCGCTCTTCCATGTCCTCTACGTTGCCGAGGCTATCGTCCTCTCAGTCGCGCTCTGCGGCTTCTACCTTGCACATGGAGCAAGGTATCGGCCGGCGGTGGCATTCTTGGCCCCGGACATGGCTATTGTTCGCTTGTCGTCGAGACTACCACTTGTCCTGGCGATGGCCTCGCTCGCCATCTGCGCTAGCGCTGCACgattttttttcctttctttcttttGCTATCGACAAGTATTTAAGGGTCGCCTGTGTAGATACTCTTATTGGTACGGCCACTTGGCGCGTGTTGGCAATTGGCAAATACGTTTATCATCGAGTTCCATGTTGCCGTCCTATTGGCGCAGGACACGCGCTATCCATGATAATATGAAATGCTAGGCCGGCAAGTTTGCGAAGAAGAAACAAAAGCGACATCAGCGACAATATGTTCAGCGGTAGATGCTGCGTTCCGTGTCCACCTTGGCACCTTGCTCCGTTCCACCCTGGCACAGGCACCAGATCTAGCGGTGCGTGGCCATGTGTGCTCGCATATGGCATGAATGCATCTGCGCGCGCACGGCGCAAGTTGTTTGGGGTTCCTTCAATCACTACTGATGATGGATGATACGCAGTGCTTGGAAGCaatctcttcttcctcgtcatgcaTGTGCCGCGACGTGCGTGCCGTCGGCGGCGGAAGGATCGGAACACCTGTCGCGCTCAGGCACACTGGCGACAGGCTGACCAACGAGTACTGCTGGGTTCCACGCACCGCCACTGCACATGTGCGTGCGGCGCGACACTGATTAATCTTTCGCCGGCACACGATCGGGGCCCAAACCCAAATTCCTGGATTACACTTGGATTACAACCTTCCATTATTAGTTTCAGGTGCGTGCATCTGGACGCCTTTTGGTCGAATCTAACCGGCGGTCGTGCCCGGACCTCTGGAGGAGATATGTTTATGCATATGCTCAGTTTTATTTTAAAGCTAGAATTGCCCTTTTCTAGATTCTAACACATTTCTCCCTCTCAAACTTATAAAGTTTTATGGCTTTGTAGTCACATCAGGTTGAATTACTTGTTTGCGTCACTGGACTTCCAAGTGTAGCCCAAGCTACATGGCTTCTCTTATTTAGGGCATGCCTAATGCACTGCTCTAGAGCTACTACCTCACACCTTTAGCTAGATTCAGGTGATTCAGGTGGTTCAAAGTAGGTTTGAATGAAGATGCAGCCTCTTCTTCAAAAAGTGGGATCTTAAAAGCATGAtttttggagagagaaagagatattTGTGGTCAGACTAAAGTTGTAACTTTCATTGGAGACATAAAATTCACCATGTTCCTTACGTGTGCATCATCACTTTTGTGTTAGAGAACAGCTTGCGGCCCCACTTGGTAAGCGCCTTCCCAGCATTTCACAGCTTGTGGAATAACCTTTGACAGGGCTCAACATGCACAATCGGTGCACTCCAAGCCTGTTGAACCACCTTCATGAAACTTGGCATGCGCAACCAAAAGTTTTCAAATCTAAATGTCCGTGGTCCACTATCGTCGGCGAGGAGGAGGGCGCGGTGATCTGAAAGGGACGAGGATAGGGTGTGGAGAACGTGTGAGTCGAATGTCAAGTCCCATTCATCGTTGCAGAAGAAGGCGTCGAGGTTACACAGAGTAGGATTCGCCCTTCTATTTGACCATGTGAAACGATGATTCTGGAGGTGAATTTCCTTAAGCTCGCAAGTTTGAAGCGCCGCCCTGAAGCGATTGATTCGGCTACGGTtgatgttgccattgatcttgtccCTCGCACGGCGAATCTGGTTGAAGTCTCCAAGGGCGAGCCAACTTATCCCTTGAGCCGGCTTCTGTGAGATGAGCTCGGCGAAGAAATCGTCTTTTCGATTCGAAGCCATCGGCCCATAGATCCCCGTTATCTTGAAATCGCCATCATTGCTCGAGTTGATAATATAGACATCGGCGGAGAGACAAAACTCCGTGATTGTCACATTCGTCACTTGCACGACCGAATCTTCCCAAAGAAGAAGAATTCCGCCACGAGTTGCAGTGGACGGCCTCTCGGTGAAGCTTTTGAGACGATTACCCCCGAGAAACTGATTGCAACTTCGTTTCCTGTAGGAAGATAATGTGACAGGACGAGGTGGAGATGGTTTCATGAACTGTATCGCGGCGATCCTGATCGTTCAAGGCCCCAGTGCTCCAACCCAAAATATTGATGACCGTGTCCGCAATGAAGTCGATGGACTTTAAAGGGAGAGAAATCTGCACTGACTCGTCGTATCTCCCCATCAGTTTCCCTTTCTTGCGGTGATCGTGCGGGAGAGGAAGAGAGCGTGGCGTCGTGGAATtaatactgtgtttctcaaaaaaaaaatactgAAGAGGGAGAGCCAGGCGTCAATGGTCATGGCGATTCGTTCGGTGTGTGTAGAGGTGGACGGAGAAGACAAAAAATCTTGGGCCAgtagatcatgtgatcatcaatcAAGATGGGTGAGCCGGATGCATGTGGGCTGAAGCAATGGGATGGGCTTCTCTGGACTTCTTTTGCTAAATACGAGTacttttttgtgtgtgtgttttATCGAGGACCAGACTAAACTGAAACCGAAAAACGTGACAGAACCAAACGGGAAAACGGGAGATTGCTCATGTGCCAAATGTGACGGAATGGCATGGACCTAAAACTGGTGAAATGATGTGgcatgcttgcatgttgagagaaatcaacttagtgggttgctcctatttagatattatagattcaaatttgatattttaaagtttcaaaaaattctgaaaaaaatctcTATGTAGCTAATGATGTACTCTACCACTGTGCAAAATTTCAGGATGAAATACATTATATTAGAGCTACAGAAAATTGAGCTTATAGTTTCAGGTGCGTGCATTCGAATCTGTCGGGGTCGTGCCCTGATCTCTGATAGATGGGATTATTTGTAAATAAGTAAATTATGTGGTAGAGAACTAAATAGTAGTTAACTTTAAAGATTGTGAAATAACACCTAGTTGTGGTCAATGTTATAAATGCCAATGATTAAAATTTTGAGGCGTCGCTATTCTAACAATGATTATACTATGGCACCATCTAATGGAAGGATGCCCATAATATCTTGTCATATGTCCATGCACATTGCATGCGTATTTAATTCGGTCTTGTTGGTAGACATCTTCTATCGTGTGTCTTTAATCTTTATATGAGATCTGTCGTGCCTGAGTTAGTGATCATCGGATGGACTAGTGAGCCTTGTGATATGCATAATATAAATCTTGTGCATTGGTCACTAGCACCATCCCTGGTTCGTTGCAATGGTCCATGATTATACTCTTACTCCATCTAATGGAAAGTAGTGTCAATAAGACCTTGTCATATGTCCATGCGCACATTGCTTGCCCATTTTATTTGGTCTTGTGCCTCTCCCTTTGCTTCATGTATCTTTACACGAGGCTTTACATCTTTGTACATTTGATTTGGCTCATTTCAATTTCGGTTAAATTTTGTTGCAATGGCCTATGATTATACGCTGGCATCATTTAATGAGAAAGGTGCCTATAATACATTGTCGTATGTCCATGCACATTGCTTGTGCATTTGATTTGGTATTCTAAGCATTCTTTTTCCCTAGTGTGTCTTCATATGATGCTTTACAACTATGGTTTACCtatatgccgatgattaaaatgttgtgGCACTATGTGTTATCCCGGGGCAGTAGTAGTGAGCCTTGTGATATGCATAAATAGAAATCTTGTGCATCTAACTTGGCTCGCTGGCACCGTTCCTTGGGTTTGTGTGTCCAAAATCTAAATATGAGGCAGATTTTTGAGTTGAACCTAATTGATGTTCTTTTTTCATATGTACTTGATCTTTGTTCCAAACTTTACCTTTATCTAATGGTTAACATAACCTACCATGCAACAAATGGATCCGTGCGCAAACTGTGGGACAAGAAGTTTGTCGGAACGTGTTCACAGGTCACCTTGAAACCATGAAGGCATGTTTTAGTCTAATAAGTTGTATCTCTAAAATATAGAAATGTGGTTGCGCTGGCGCCAGCATTATTATCTGCCACACTGTCGTTGTACACTCCAGACTCCAGTTCATATAGAATCCGTATGGCCGTACGAAGACAAATAGCAGCAGTCCCACAATACAAAAGGGTGcgtttaaatttgagtacaggtcAAACGTGTTGCTTCCGCTGCCAAGTGTTAATACATGGTGCATTTGAATTTCCCTCCAACAGCGGCATGCAGGGGAGACGCAGGGGAGAAAGCGTGAACGGAGACAAAGTTGAAAAGGCGGTTCCTATGCGATCGAGGCATTCTAGTAGTAGCTAGCGGTGCTGTTCTAGTAGACTAGTAGTATCCTTGAAGGCTTGAACCCTGGCCCTCCATTTTGACTTTGCTTCCACTAAGGATCTGCCGACGGGTGCAACCTATGCGCTATGCCGACGACGGCCATCGGCTTTTAActtgtttctttttttttcgataaagggaatatattaatattaaaagataccaattacatccagcctttgCAATAACGTCCACCCTAAtaacagtacggatgcacacaggcaaaaaagagaaaagaaaactaagaaataaaagacccgctacagccttctagacctagcgacaacaatacaaccaccaccatgacaacacctgaagtacaaactctccaaaagcgacgactccaagaaggaaacagtgcaccagcgccgtcgtcgcccgaccaaaggtcttaggatttctccctgaagatagtcccactctcaaaataatgcctccaacaagaacattgccaggcacaaccagttaaggacagaccttgggttttcaccctgagaggtaagactccgaacttcccctgtgctgccgcccccacatgcataccactgctgcaagcccggaacgccaagcagatccctcaacatcacgttgactcgaacctcctttagtcagtccaccaatccgggcttcatgatattccttcttctgacttcaccatggaccaaaaagtcaccagatgtcaacacagaatatagcttcgcgacgctccctccggaaccaaacggtcggaataaaaacatggatgcgcgtgaccgaataccacccgatccagcaaactgcaggcaaaatatgcagtgttccattcgccagcggagctttccggaactcatctctccagccagatcaaagcaaactgacctccggtagatcttcatcttcgcttgcgagaaattcgaggaccgccaccaaaaacaaagcaagaccagcagcccccacgccgccagtccCTCCTATCGGATCACCGGGgaagaagacggcggcgcggatcatgcgtaccaccgCTGAACCGTCACCGGGGCGGAGGGCGCCACcgctccaccgaatcctccatggctaccaacggagagcatcaggccccggccaagtagccatgccgcccggcttcctccaccggcgcTTCATCACCTCCCGTGGAACACCACCGTGGaaaccctctcctccccctcgtcgttcgacggaaagggcgccgccaccgccgtcgtgGTCGAGGTCGGGGCTGGGGCTGTGGccgggtgatggcgtgtaactcacacgttcgttgggaaccccaagaggaaggtatgatgcgcacagcagcaagttttccctcagaaagaaaccaaggtttatcgaaccaggaggagccaagaagcacgttgaaggttgatggtggcgggatgtagtgtggcgcaacaccagggattccggcgccaacgtggaacttgcacaacacaaccaaagtactttgccccaacgaaacagtgaggttgtcaatctcaccggcttgctgtaacaaaggattaaccgtattgtgtggaagatgattgtttaaagaaaacagtaaaacagtattgcagtagattgtatttcagtaaagagaattggaccggggtccacagttcactagaggtgtctctcccataagacaaacagcatgttgggtgaacaaattacagttgggcaattgacaaataaagagagcatgaccatgcacatacatatcatgatgagtatagtgagatttaattgggcattacgacagagtacatagaccgccatccaactgcatctatgcctaaaaagtccaccttcaggttatcatccgaaccccttccagtattaagttgcaaagcaacagacaattgcattaagtatggtgcgtaatgtaatcaacaactacatccttagacatagcatcaatgttttatccctagtggcaacagcacaacacaaccttagaactttctgtcacatcgtcctgtgtcaatgcaggcatgaacccactatcgagcataaatactccctcttggagttacaagcatctacttggccagagcatctactagtaatggagagcatgcaagatcataaacaacacatagatataactttgataatcaacataacaagtattctctattcatcggatcccaacaaacgcaacatatagaattacagatagatgatcttgatcatgttaggcagctcacaagatccgacaatgatagcacaatggggagaagacaaccatctagctactgctatggacccatagtccaggggtagactactcacacatcactccggaggtgaccatggcggcgtagagtcctccgggagatgaatcccctctccggcaggatgccggaggcgatctcctggatcccccgagatgggatcggcggtggtggcgtctcagtaaggttttccgtatcgtggctctcggtactgggggtttcgtcacggaggctttaagtaggcggaagggcaagtcaggagggggcacaggggccccacaccataggccggcgcggccagggggcccgcgccgccctagggtttgggcaccctgtggccccacttcgtttcgtcttcggacttctggaagcttcgtggaaaaataggcccctgggcgttgatttcgtccaattccgagaatatttcgttactaggatttctgaaaccaaaaacagcagaaaacaaagaatcggcacttcggcatcttgttaataggttagttccagaaaatgcacgaatatgacataaagtgtgcataaaacatgtagataacatcaataatgtgccatgaaacataagaaattatcgatacgtcggagacgtatcagcatccccaagcttagttctgctcgtctcgagcaggtaaaacgataacacagataatttctggagtgacatgccatcataaccttgatcatactatttgtaaagcatatgtagtgaatgcagcgatcaaaacaatgtatatgacatgagtaaaaaagtgaatcatatagcaaagacttttcatgaatagcacttcaagacaagcatcaataagtcttgcataagagttaactcataaagcaataattcaaagtaaaagcattgaagcaacacaaaagaagattaagtttcagcggttgctttcaacttgtaacatgtatatctcatggatattgtcaacatagagtaatataataagtgcaataagcaagtatgtaggaatcaatgcacagttcacacaagtgtttgcttcttgaggtggagagaaataggtgaaccgactcaacattgaaagtaaaagaatggtcctccatagaggaaaagcatcgattgctatatttgtgctagagctttgattttgaaaacatgaaacaattttatcaacggtagtaataaagcatatgtatcatgtaaattatatcttacaagttgcaagcctcatgcatagtgtactaatagtgcccgcaccttgtcctaattagcttggactaccggatcatcacaatgcacatgtttttaccaagtgtcacaaaggg
Coding sequences within it:
- the LOC139838181 gene encoding uncharacterized protein — encoded protein: MASNRKDDFFAELISQKPAQGISWLALGDFNQIRRARDKINGNINRSRINRFRAALQTCELKEIHLQNHRFTWSNRRANPTLCNLDAFFCNDEWDLTFDSHVLHTLSSSLSDHRALLLADDSGPRTFRFENFWLRMPSFMKVVQQAWSAPIVHVEPCQRLFHKL